Proteins encoded by one window of Labrus bergylta chromosome 2, fLabBer1.1, whole genome shotgun sequence:
- the LOC109991631 gene encoding long-chain-fatty-acid--CoA ligase ACSBG2, with protein sequence MSVKEDSMKSNGVAVMNGNPERVLTKNSSKDSCILNGNVPCVELSAASDSENKESHPPSNSGTHENGAAEGLSDLAPADELWSTSREKGVKLRLEASGPGSETPITIHQMFKKTVDTYGDHPAYAFKKEGQWVKVTWKQYYDQCRAAAKSFIKLGLKRYHGVGILGFNSPEWFIADIAGILAGGLTSGIYTTNSPEACHYVAASCEANILVVENQKQLDKILQVKDQLPHLKAIVMYKGEPQQKAPFLYTWEEFMKLGEDEPDKKLDDIIKSLKPNECCSLIFTSGTTGNPKAVMLSHDNLTWTSNQAAVTFDINYAEEVTISYLPLSHVAAQIIDIWLAISFATTTYFADPDALKGSLVNTMKEVRPTCFLGVPRVWEKMQEKMKAVGAKASPMRRNVASWAKSIGLQYNYSIMNGENLVPWGFTLANALVFKKVRAALGLDRCKLCLTGAAPITKDTLEFFLSLNIPLLELYGMSECTGPQTLSLNHQYCITSCGKVIPGCKTKLVNHEMEESGEICFWGRHIFMGYLNMPDKTAEALDEDGWLHSGDLGRHDQKEFLYITGRIKELIITAGGENIPPVPIEDALKAEVPIISNTMLLGDRLKFLSMLITLKCVLNENGEPTDELSPEALDFCKQNDVKATKVSEIIANKEPAIYTAIQEGIERINAKATSNAQRVQKFVILEQDFSIVGGELGPTLKLRRPIVVKMYQKTIDEMYPEAKQ encoded by the exons ATGAGTGTCAAAGAAGATTCAATGAAAAGCAATGGCGTGGCAGTCATGAATGGTAATCCTGAGAG GGTCCTTACCAAAAACTCCTCAAAGGACTCTTGCATCCTCAATGGAAATGTCCCATGTGTGGAGCTCAGTGCAGCGTCAGACTCAGAGAACAAGGAGTCTCATCCTCCCAGTAACTCTGGAACTCATGAGAATGGAGCTGCGGAGGGACTTTCAG ATCTGGCTCCAGCTGATGAGCTATGGAGCACCAGCAGAGAGAAGGGGGTCAAGCTGAGGCTAGAGGCCTCTGGACCTGGCTCGGAGACTCCCATCACCATCCATCAGATGTTCAAGAAGACAGTGGATACGTACGGGGACCATCCAGCCTACGCTTTCAAAAAAGAGGGTCAATGGGTGAAGGTGACATGGAAGCAGTACTATGACCAGTGCCGGGCAGCAGCAAAAAGTTTCATCAAG ttggGCTTGAAGCGATACCATGGTGTAGGGATTTTGGGTTTCAACTCCCCTGAGTGGTTCATTGCAGACATCGCTGGCATCTTGGCCGG GGGCCTGACATCTGGAATTTACACCACCAACTCCCCAGAGGCTTGTCACTATGTGGCTGCCAGCTGTGAGGCCAACATCCTGGTCGTGGAAAACCAGAAACAGCTCGATAAAATCCTGCAG GTTAAAGATCAACTGCCTCACCTGAAAGCTATTGTCATGTATAAAGGCGAGCCACAGCAGAAGGCACCATTCCTGTATACA TGGGAAGAGTTTATGAAACTGGGAGAGGATGAGCCAGATAAGAAACTGGATGATATAATTAAAAGTCTGAAGCCAAACGAGTGCTGCTCTCTCATCTTTACCTCTGGAACCACTGGCAACCCTAAAGCAGTCATGTTGAGCCATGACAAT CTGACATGGACAAGCAATCAAGCAGCTGTCACATTTGATATAAACTACGCTGAAGAAGTAACGATCAGTTACCTGCCACTCAGCCATGTGGCCGCCCAGATAATTGACATTTGGCTGGCTATTAGCTTCGCCACCACTACCTACTTTGCAGACCCAGATGCCCTCAAA GGCTCCTTAGTAAACACGATGAAAGAGGTTCGTCCAACTTGTTTCCTTGGGGTTCCTCGTGTGTGGGAGAAGATGCAGGAGAAGATGAAAGCTGTGGGGGCCAAAGCATCCCCAATGAGGAGGAATGTGGCAAGTTGGGCCAAATCCATAGGCCTGCAGTACAACTACAGCATAATGAATGG GGAGAATCTGGTGCCGTGGGGATTCACGTTGGCTAATGCTCTGGTGTTCAAAAAGGTGCGTGCTGCACTGGGCTTAGACCGCTGCAAACTCTGCCTCACAGGCGCTGCCCCCATCACTAAAGATACCTTGGAGTTCTTCCTGAGCCTGAACATCCCTTTGTTGGAGCTCTACGGCATGAGTGAATGCACTGGCCCACAAACCCTCTCCTTGAACCACCAATACTGCATCACAAG CTGTGGAAAGGTAATCCCAGGCTGCAAAACGAAACTAGTCAATCACGAAATGGAAGAGAGTGGAGAGATCTGTTTCTGGGGTCGGCACATCTTCATGGGCTACCTGAACATGCCGGACAAAACTGCAGAGGCGCTTGATGAGGACGGCTGGCTGCACTCTGGAGATCTTGGGAGACACGACCAGAAAGAATTCCTCTACATCACAGGAAGGATCAAGG AGCTGATCATCACAGCGGGTGGAGAGAACATCCCTCCTGTACCTATTGAAGACGCGCTGAAAGCCGAGGTTCCCATCATCAGCAACACCATGCTGCTGGGTGACAGGCTCAAGTTCCTCTCCATGTTGATCACGCTCAAA TGTGTCCTAAACGAGAACGGTGAGCCCACAGACGAGCTGAGCCCCGAGGCTTTGGACTTCTGCAAGCAGAATGACGTCAAAGCGACAAAGGTGTCAGAGATCATAGCCAATAAGGAGCCAGCGATCTACACAGCCATTCAGGAGGGTATTGAGCGCATCAATGCCAAAGCAACTTCCAACGCCCAGCGGGTCCAGAAGTTTGTCATACTGGAGCAAGACTTCTCTATCGTAGGAGGAGAACTTG GACCCACTTTGAAGCTGAGGAGGCCCATTGTTGTGAAGATGTACCAGAAGACAATAGACGAAATGTATCCGGAGGCGAAACAATAA
- the mrps30 gene encoding 39S ribosomal protein S30, mitochondrial: MAACTRLPLLFPKSLPAFRNKKLVHTEAAVSETAYPANVASLTAKSKSARRRQVEEQVKKITASTVQEKLSLLTRIQHKKFVIHPQTFARNADKWYQHFTKTAFVPGLPDRFTLTPEETGGEDSSGSAAGQTSVPGIGDDVFADIRTLVTRVILQEHWHLKKRRPFLYRKQEQLVGPVLRSLASGLTYSLVKYNPLLLLCSLDIDPKVHFYWRRGERIIPKGHRKGRLEPTRFQIDDQPNSQIRITQQLPQFVPLEASYTAEVPEITLAPNVMPLFRRQYDNNIFTGSKLPDPACYGHTQFHLVPDRYHRDRMARQKQSDQVEVFLRANGLASLFAWTGAQAMYQGFWNNEDVTRPFVSQAVITDGQFFSFFCYQLNTLALSVEADANNPRKNLLWGTESLRLYESVQDGEVVGLNDGVIKLLIQFLMNQP, translated from the exons atgGCGGCCTGCACACGACTGCCCTTGCTGTTCCCAAAGAGCTTGCCTGCTTTTAGAAACAAGAAGCTCGTCCACACGGAAGCAGCGGTCAGTGAGACAGCCTACCCCGCGAACGTCGCTTCTCTCACGGCTAAAAGCAAATCTGCGCGCCGGCGACAGGTCGAGGAACAAGTGAAGAAGATCACTGCCTCCACAGTGCAGGAGAAACTCTCCCTCCTCACTCGGATCCAGCACAAGAAATTTGTCATTCACCCTCAGACTTTTGCACGGAACGCAGACAAATGGTACCAGCACTTCACCAAAACCGCGTTTGTCCCGGGACTGCCCGACAGGTTTACCCTGACCCCGGAGGAGACTGGCGGGGAGGACAGCTCGGGGTCAGCCGCAGGTCAAACCTCGGTGCCGGGGATTGGAGATGATGTGTTCGCAGACATCCGCACCTTGGTGACCCGGGTGATTTTACAGGAGCACTGGCACTTGAAGAAGCGCAGACCTTTCCTGTACAGAAAGCAGGAGCAGCTGGTCGGACCCGTCCTGAGAAGCCTTGCGAGTGGACTCACCTACAGCCTGGTCAAATACAACCCCCTGTTACTCCTCTGCAGTCTGG ATATTGATCCAAAGGTACACTTTtactggaggagaggagagagaatcATACCTAAAGGGCACAGAAAAGGCCGATTAGAGCCAACCAGGTTCCAAATTGATGACCAACCAAACAGTCAGATTAGGATTACTCAGCAGCTTCCACAG TTTGTCCCACTGGAGGCGTCTTATACGGCTGAAGTTCCAGAGATCACATTAGCTCCCAACGTGATGCCTCTGTTCAGGAGACAGTACGACAACAATATATTTACAG GTTCCAAGCTGCCAGATCCGGCATGCTACGGTCACACCCAGTTCCACCTGGTACCAGACCGGTACCACAGAGACCGGATGGCGAGACAGAAGCAGTCTGATCAGGTGGAGGTCTTTCTCAGAGCCAATGGACTCGCCAGCCTCTTTGCCTGGACCGGAGCGCAGGCCATGTACCAGG GTTTCTGGAACAACGAGGACGTCACCAGGCCCTTTGTGTCGCAGGCTGTGATCACCGATGGACagttcttctccttcttctgctACCAGCTGAACACATTGGCCCTCTCTGTGGAGGCCGACGCTAACAACCCCAGGAAAAACCTTCTGTGGGGCACCGAGAGCCTGCGACTGTATGAGAGCGTGCAGGATGGAGAGGTGGTGGGACTGAACGACGGCGTCATAAAGCTTCTGATTCAGTTCCTGATGAATCAGCCGTAG
- the ppef2a gene encoding serine/threonine-protein phosphatase with EF-hands 2 has translation MRRRYTWHIFQSIEYSGEQAQIKLYNFLGYLMDNFTPSCNERNLISHIFRENEICRDAEWERYFCYKNIEVPEIYSGPHLTFPLTVDQAVGLVEAFRNKKQLHSRYVLQLFLEAWKRLRLLPNINRISTCQSKEICVCGDLHGQLEDLLLIFYKNGMPSSENPYLFNGDFVDRGKDSIEILIILFSFMLVYPGDVFLNRGNHEDHIVNLRYGFTKEVLSKYKMYGKRILKLLQKIFSWLPLATIIDQKVLVLHGGIADTTDLSFLARVDRHTYVSALRPPKKKNQSHSVRSVDSDVDEELWSPNRLGQRRISLAYPKPLGTRESFRNRSLQDFSDRIKVVDELELCRRKHTLFSPGMQRTQKELTPSGSTDSINSDTSKDDWRQILDLLWSDPMSSEGCIPNEVRGGGCYWGPDVTEDFLNRHNLQLLIRSHECKQEGYEFCHNRKVLTLFSASNYYDVGSNRGAYVKLGPDLVPYVVQYQASSMTRELTVRQSVGRTERSALKVLREQLFAHKSDLICAFKQYDTQNTGLLTVNDWASAVESVMFLGLPWRMLRSQLVSCRSSDCMIDYFEWFNELAIKGYNTDHIDQSLLETLYRHRATLETIFRIVDTDNSGFITIEDFRQTWKLLSVYLKMEITDEAISDLAVTIDSNQDGSIDIDEFMEAFRLTDKKSRLERGRSMFMGTATDLTKLDGDPNI, from the exons ATGAGACGGAGGTACACCTGGCACATCTTCCAGTCCATCGAATACTCTGGAGAGCAGGCCCAGATAAAG CTTTATAATTTCCTCGGTTACCTCATGGACAATTTCACACCATCATGCAACGAGC GAAATCTGATCTCGCACATCTTCCGAGAGAACGAGATTTGCCGGGATGCAGAGTGGGAGAGGTACTTCTGCTACAAGAACATCGAGGTGCCGGAGATTTACTCCGGACCACACCTCACCTTTCCCCTGACGGTGGACCAGGCGGTCGGGCTGGTGGAGGCTTTCAGAAACAAGAAA CAGTTGCACTCACGCTACgtcctccagctctttcttgAGGCGTGGAAACGGCTCCGGTTGTTGCCAAACATCAACCGCATCTCCACCTGCCAAAGCAAAGAAATCTGTGTTTGTG GGGATTTACATGGACAGCTGGAGGACCTTCTGCTGATTTTTTACAAG AATGGCATGCCATCCTCAGAGAATCCCTACCTGTTTAACGGAGACTTTGTAGACCGAGGCAAGGACTCCATTGAGATCCTCATCATCCTGTTTTCATTCATGCTCGTCTACCCAGGTGACGTTTTCCTCAACAGAGGAAACCATGAGGATCATATAGTAAACCTGAG GTATGGCTTCACAAAGGAGGTGTTATCTAAATACAAG ATGTACGGCAAACGCAtcctgaagctgctgcagaaaattTTCAGCTGGTTGCCTTTAGCAACTATAATCGATCAGAAGGTGTTGGTGCTCCACGGGGGGATTGCCGATACCACAGACCTCAGCTTTCTCGCCAGAgtggacagacacaca TATGTTTCAGCTCTCAGGcctccaaaaaagaaaaaccaaagtCATTCTGTGAGGTCTGTCGACTCGGATGTAGATGAGGAACTCTGGTCCCCCAACCGACTCGGCCAGCGTCGGATCTCCCTCGCGTATCCCAAACCCCTCGGAACCCGAGAAAGCTTCCGCAACCGCTCTCTGCAGGACTTCTCGGACCGGATTAAAGTGGTGGACGAGCTGGAGTTGTGCAGGAGAAAGCATACACTCTTCAGCCCGGGGATGCAGAGAACACAGAAAGAGTTGACTCCGTCTGGGTCCACAGACTCCATCAACAGTGACACTTCCAAGGATGACTGGAGACAG ATCCTGGACCTGCTGTGGAGTGACCCAATGTCTTCAGAGGGCTGCATACCCAACGAGGTGCGGGGCGGAGGCTGCTACTGGGGCCCCGATGTCACTGAAGACTTCCTGAACAGACACAACCTTCAGCTCCTGATCCGCTCTCATGAATGCAAACAGGAAGGTTATGAGTTCTGCCACAACCGTAAG GTCCTCACTCTGTTCTCTGCCTCCAATTACTATGATGTGGGAAGCAACAGGGGGGCCTATGTAAAGCTGGGTCCAGACCTTGTGCCTTATGTGGTTCAGTACCAGGCGAGCAGCATGACCAGAGAGCTCACTGTGAGGCAAAG TGTTGGGCGAACCGAGCGCTCCGCCCTCAAAGTCCTACGGGAGCAGCTGTTTGCACACAAATCTGACCTCATCTGTGCCTTCAAGCAGTACGACACCCAAAACACAG GTCTTTTGACTGTGAATGACTGGGCCTCAGCAGTGGAGAGTGTGATGTTCCTTGGTCTGCCCTGGAGGATGCTGCGCAGTCAGCTGGTCTCCTGCAGGTCCAGTGATTGCATGATCGACTACTTCGAGTGGTTCAACGAGCTCGCAATCAAAGGATACAACACCGAT CACATCGACCAGAGTCTGCTTGAGACTTTGTACCGCCACCGCGCCACCTTGGAGACGATCTTCAGGATCGTCGACACGGACAACTCAG GCTTCATCACCATTGAGGACTTCAGGCAGACGTGGAAGCTGCTGAGTGTATACCTAAAGATGGAGATCACGGACGAGGCCATCTCCGACCTGGCCGTCACCATCGACAGCAACCAGGATGGCAGTATAGACATTGACGAGTTCATGGAGGCCTTCCGTCTCACAGACAAGAAGAGTCGGCTGGAGCGAGGGCGCAGCATGTTCATGGGCACAGCCACTGACCTTACCAAGCTGGATGGAGACCCCAACATTTAA
- the hint2 gene encoding histidine triad nucleotide-binding protein 2, mitochondrial, translating to MHFRHILRTHFIGTRVAHLSRIHHVCRAERQLCTGRDEVRLAEEASKKYGSPAPTIFSKVIDKSIPADIIYEDEKCLAFRDISPQAPVHFLVIPKVPIPRISEAKDDDAELLGHLLIVAKNVAKQESLSEGYRVVINDGKHGAQSVYHLHLHILGGRQMTWPPG from the exons ATGCATTTTCGTCACATATTGCGGACGCACTTCATCGGGACCAGAGTTGCTCACCTCAGCCGTATACACCATGTTTGTCGAGCCGAG AGACAGCTGTGCACCGGAAGGGACGAGGTGAGGCTGGCAGAGGAGGCCAGCAAGAAATATGGCTCCCCAGCTCCAACCATCTTCTCCAAAGTGATTGACAAAAGCATCCCTGCTGATATCATTTATGAAGATGAGAAG tgtttggcATTCAGAGACATCAGCCCACAGGCCCCTGTTCATTTCCTGGTTATTCCTAAGGTCCCTATTCCCAGAATAAGTGAGGCCAAAGATGATGATGCTGAA CTCTTGGGGCATTTGTTGATCGTCGCCAAAAATGTGGCAAAGCAAGAATCTCTAAGTGAAGGGTACAGAGTGG TGATCAACGATGGGAAACACGGAGCTCAGTCTGTCTACCATCTTCACCTTCACATCCTGGGAGGCAGACAGATGACATGGCCACCTGgataa
- the LOC109991612 gene encoding flavin reductase (NADPH) isoform X2 → MKIAVLGATGQTGQYLVNQALQQGHTVTAVVRNPARLTVHHDNLKVVEADIFSADSLKPHFKGQDVIMSCLGFPASFFSAVTGYTLSMKGVISAMQEARVSRIITMTSWYTEPDSGTKSSYLIRFLLLPMIRSVLTNMYEMEQILQKTGDINWTVVRPPGLKNLPASAQEFLTQEGYFVPDNSGNPVGSAVARGDVARFMLSLLNSNAWVKKGVAITTK, encoded by the exons ATGAAGATTGCCGTACTAGGAGCCACTGGACAGACTGGACAGTATCTGGTCAACCAGGCGCTGCAGCAGGGTCACACAGTCACCGCCGTCGTCAGGAACCCGGCGAGACTCACCGTGCATCATGACAACCTCAag GTCGTGGAGGCTGACATTTTCTCAGCAGACAGCCTGAAGCCTCACTTTAAGGGTCAGGATGTAATCATGTCCTGCCTCGGCTTCCCAGCCTCCTTCTTCTCGGCGGTGACGGGTTACACCCTGTCCATGAAGGGTGTGATCAGCGCCATGCAAGAGGCCCGAGTCAGCAGGATCATCACCATGACCTCCTGGTACACTGAGC CTGACTCTGGAACAAAGTCGTCTTATCTCATCCGCTTCCTCCTTCTGCCAATGATCCGAAGCGTCCTCACCAACATGTATGAGATGGAGCAGATTCTGCAGAAGACTGGGGACATCAACTGGACCGTGGTTCGTCCACCGGGCCTCAAGAACCTGCCCGCCTCAG CCCAAGAGTTTCTGACGCAAGAGGGATACTTTGTGCCTGACAACAGTGGCAACCCTGTAGGCAGTGCAGTGGCGAGAGGAGACGTGGCCCGCTTCATGCTCTCTCTGCTCAACAGCAATGCCTGGGTGAAGAAGGGAGTCGCTATCACAACAAAATga
- the LOC109991612 gene encoding flavin reductase (NADPH) isoform X1: MNGGGRELPSCYLVCSSIDWPSLSALCQSLRMKIAVLGATGQTGQYLVNQALQQGHTVTAVVRNPARLTVHHDNLKVVEADIFSADSLKPHFKGQDVIMSCLGFPASFFSAVTGYTLSMKGVISAMQEARVSRIITMTSWYTEPDSGTKSSYLIRFLLLPMIRSVLTNMYEMEQILQKTGDINWTVVRPPGLKNLPASAQEFLTQEGYFVPDNSGNPVGSAVARGDVARFMLSLLNSNAWVKKGVAITTK; the protein is encoded by the exons ATGAATGGCGGAG GAAGGGAACTTCCCAGCTGTTACTTAGTGTGTTCGTCCATTGATTGGCCGTCACTGAGTGCTCTGTGTCAGAGTTTGAGGATGAAGATTGCCGTACTAGGAGCCACTGGACAGACTGGACAGTATCTGGTCAACCAGGCGCTGCAGCAGGGTCACACAGTCACCGCCGTCGTCAGGAACCCGGCGAGACTCACCGTGCATCATGACAACCTCAag GTCGTGGAGGCTGACATTTTCTCAGCAGACAGCCTGAAGCCTCACTTTAAGGGTCAGGATGTAATCATGTCCTGCCTCGGCTTCCCAGCCTCCTTCTTCTCGGCGGTGACGGGTTACACCCTGTCCATGAAGGGTGTGATCAGCGCCATGCAAGAGGCCCGAGTCAGCAGGATCATCACCATGACCTCCTGGTACACTGAGC CTGACTCTGGAACAAAGTCGTCTTATCTCATCCGCTTCCTCCTTCTGCCAATGATCCGAAGCGTCCTCACCAACATGTATGAGATGGAGCAGATTCTGCAGAAGACTGGGGACATCAACTGGACCGTGGTTCGTCCACCGGGCCTCAAGAACCTGCCCGCCTCAG CCCAAGAGTTTCTGACGCAAGAGGGATACTTTGTGCCTGACAACAGTGGCAACCCTGTAGGCAGTGCAGTGGCGAGAGGAGACGTGGCCCGCTTCATGCTCTCTCTGCTCAACAGCAATGCCTGGGTGAAGAAGGGAGTCGCTATCACAACAAAATga